The Wolbachia endosymbiont of Drosophila innubila region TTCAAGAATGGAGCGTAGAACGTTTTATAGGTCCAGTACCGGAGCAAAAGTTTCTTGTTGAAGGGTTATTTCCTTTAGGAGTGACATCTATTCTAGCTGCAATGGGAGATACTGGTAAAGGTATGCTTCTGCTTGATTTAGCACTGAAAGTTGCGAGTAGAAAAGATCAGCCATGTGGTTTTGGTCCTTTAGTTACTGAACATGGATCTGTTGTAATATTCTCTGCAGAAGATGATATGAGTGAAATACATCGTCGTTTAGAGCGTCTTGACTCACAATGCGAGAGATTAAAATATAAGGATAGGCTCTTTATTGTACCATTACCAAATGTTAGTGGATCACTTACAATCATAAAGAGTGTTTCAGGTAAAGTTATAGAGACTTCTCCTGAATTTGAATTGATAACAAAACAACTTAATAAAATAAAAAACTTAAAATTAATCGTATTTGATCCACTTGCATCATTTGTGCACGCTGATTTAAATACTGACCCAGCCGTAGGCGATTATTTGATGTCTTTATTATCTGATTTAGCAGGTAGCACTGGAGCATCAATAATTACTGCTCATCATATGAGAAAGCCAAAAAGTGAAAAACCTATATCGACTGTTGAGCAAGCACGTGATGCCATTAGAGGTACATCTGCTCTTGTTAATGGTGTTAGGTGTTCATACGCTTTTTGGTCTGTGGAAGATGCAGCTAAACCGACAATTTTTAAATCAATAGGAGAATCTGTAAGACAGAACGCATTATTTTATGGAGCAATTGTTAAAGCAAACGGTTTGGCTGATCGCACTTTACGCACTTATTTAAGAAATGAAGAAACAGGATTGTTAGAGGACATAACTGAAAGATTAAGAATAAAAAATATGAACGAAAAAGATTCAAAGCAGCATCTTATAACTGCAATTACACGAGCAGCAATTTCTGGACATCCATTTACCCATACAGGAAGTACAGGAGTGTATAAACAGCGGCATAGACTACCTGAGGAGTTTCACAGTATAGGAAGAGATAGAATGGAGCGTATAGTTCAAGAGCTGTTACAAACACGGAAGCTGGTTAAGGGAATGGCTACTGGTTCAAAAGAAGATAAATGGCTTGACATTCCTAGCGGACCATTTGCTCGCGGCGTTGGAAAGTTTAGCTGTAGAGCTGAGCTATTCTCCTAAAAAATTTTTCTGATATAAAAAAATATTTTGATTTTTGCGGACGAATTTTGAACTCACCGTACATATATAATATAGGGGGAAAATGTCAATACTCACACAGTCAGGAAGAGCAGCAATAGCAGCCAGCATCAAAAAGCAATCTATCTATCTTGCTTGGGGAACAGGTGATTCAAGTTGGGAAAGTAGCCACAAAGTAGAAAAAACTTTCGTTAAGGGTGAAATAAAATTTGATCATCAACCTATTTTTGATCGTCAACCTATTAAAGATGTGAAGGTTTTTACAGGGCAAACAACTTATCAGCCAAGTATTGACTATACAGTTAATGGCAGTACTGGTGTAATAAAACTTACGGAAAATAGCTCTATTCCAGTAAGTGAT contains the following coding sequences:
- a CDS encoding AAA family ATPase; the encoded protein is MDIYCSQRNGHYKLLGKKEQLRTQLLSNIRSCLSYLLPRGTFRGDKFYVGDLQGNKGQSMIVELTGSKAGLWHDFSTEEGGDIFDLWAAVTGKNQFTDTIEDIAKWIGYSEKNNTLGQPTASWNYYDESDQVIVTVYRYNTDSGKRYLPFDVKRSSFTLPETRPLYNIPGIVKSDKVILVEGEKCADALIEQGMTATTAMLGANAPIEKTDWSPLKGKHVIIWPDNDEPGKQYAEKVVKKLTFLSVLSLTLLEIPENKPKGWDSADGIEEKMNIPEFIENNSKKIIVKQLLNIQEWSVERFIGPVPEQKFLVEGLFPLGVTSILAAMGDTGKGMLLLDLALKVASRKDQPCGFGPLVTEHGSVVIFSAEDDMSEIHRRLERLDSQCERLKYKDRLFIVPLPNVSGSLTIIKSVSGKVIETSPEFELITKQLNKIKNLKLIVFDPLASFVHADLNTDPAVGDYLMSLLSDLAGSTGASIITAHHMRKPKSEKPISTVEQARDAIRGTSALVNGVRCSYAFWSVEDAAKPTIFKSIGESVRQNALFYGAIVKANGLADRTLRTYLRNEETGLLEDITERLRIKNMNEKDSKQHLITAITRAAISGHPFTHTGSTGVYKQRHRLPEEFHSIGRDRMERIVQELLQTRKLVKGMATGSKEDKWLDIPSGPFARGVGKFSCRAELFS